In Felis catus isolate Fca126 chromosome A2, F.catus_Fca126_mat1.0, whole genome shotgun sequence, the following proteins share a genomic window:
- the TMEM139 gene encoding transmembrane protein 139 isoform X2 yields MPGTEGLEQKSGWSQWAPPPPPPARLQPTFCGVVPDSDNEAFEVPTYEEAVVLESQCRPQELGQPPPYSSVVTPPVLEEGQPGHPEGPERARLERRVGSEGSTTSGNPGRAPISLRLRGPRAVSTAPDLQMLGMPPKLEPLTPPPDYDVSFGQPDDVFFENNRTPP; encoded by the exons ATGCCAGGAACTGAGGGATTGGAACAGAAAAGTGGGTGGAGCCAGTGGGCTCCACCCCCGCCTCCTCCGGCTCGGCTACAACCTACTTTCTGCGGAGTCGTTCCAGACAG CGACAACGAGGCCTTTGAGGTGCCAACCTATGAAGAGGCTGTGGTGTTGGAATCACAGTGCCGCCCCCAAGAGCTGGGTCAACCACCCCCCTACAGCAGTGTTGTAACCCCTCCAGTACTTGAGGAAGGACAGCCTGGCCATCCAGAGGGGCCCGAAAGAGCTAGACTGGAAAGGCGAGTGGGCTCAGAGGGATCTACGACCTCAGGAAACCCTGGAAGAGCTCCAATCAGCCTTCGGCTTCGGGGACCCCGAGCTGTGTCCACTGCTCCTGACCTGCAGATGTTGGGGATGCCCCCCAAACTGGAGCCTCTTACCCCACCCCCTGACTATGATGTCAGCTTTGGTCAACCTGatgatgttttctttgaaaacaaccGGACACCCCCCTAA
- the TMEM139 gene encoding transmembrane protein 139 isoform X1, which produces MVTAESDLAGTPVASLDTIPVCLFAGAWGGAMVPRQFWGRLEKPLLFLCCASFLLGLALLGIQPDIAPVAYFFLTLGGFFLFACLLACILERGFRSMQTENSGASSNARDNEAFEVPTYEEAVVLESQCRPQELGQPPPYSSVVTPPVLEEGQPGHPEGPERARLERRVGSEGSTTSGNPGRAPISLRLRGPRAVSTAPDLQMLGMPPKLEPLTPPPDYDVSFGQPDDVFFENNRTPP; this is translated from the exons ATGGTTACTGCGGAATCTGACCTGGCCGGGACGCCAGTTGCTAGTTTAGACACAATACCTGTGTGTCTTTTTgcaggagcctggggaggggccaTGGTGCCAAGACAGTTTTGGGGGAGACTGGAGAAGCCGCTTCTCTTCCTGTGCTGCGCCTCCTTCCTCCTGGGGCTGGCTTTGCTGGGCATACAGCCAGACATCGCCCCTGTTGCTTATTTCTTTCTCACCTTGGGTGGCTTCTTCTTGTTTGCCTGCCTCCTGGCCTGTATTCTGGAAAGGGGGTTCCGATCAATGCAGACCGAGAATTCGGGGGCCTCAAGCAATGCACG CGACAACGAGGCCTTTGAGGTGCCAACCTATGAAGAGGCTGTGGTGTTGGAATCACAGTGCCGCCCCCAAGAGCTGGGTCAACCACCCCCCTACAGCAGTGTTGTAACCCCTCCAGTACTTGAGGAAGGACAGCCTGGCCATCCAGAGGGGCCCGAAAGAGCTAGACTGGAAAGGCGAGTGGGCTCAGAGGGATCTACGACCTCAGGAAACCCTGGAAGAGCTCCAATCAGCCTTCGGCTTCGGGGACCCCGAGCTGTGTCCACTGCTCCTGACCTGCAGATGTTGGGGATGCCCCCCAAACTGGAGCCTCTTACCCCACCCCCTGACTATGATGTCAGCTTTGGTCAACCTGatgatgttttctttgaaaacaaccGGACACCCCCCTAA